The following coding sequences are from one Limnobacter sp. SAORIC-580 window:
- a CDS encoding 2Fe-2S iron-sulfur cluster-binding protein: MKLLEWFGLQGGAAAGKKGKVTHKVSVAPGGQSFEVEKGRKVILNSALSAGLGFPHNCRVGSCTQCKCKLKSGKVRELTDSSYVLSAEDLKAGMILACQSIPETDLEIEVELTSGGDRLVETRGTIVGQKDLTHDIVELRVALDDPMPFKAGQYAEIRLEEFSLSRNYSFAMAPKGQEADELVFHVRKVPGGKFTEWLFAANRRETRLSMSGPFGDFYLRPAEGEKPAPIVCVAGGSGMAPILSLLEQAKWAGETRDAVYLFGARTQRDLYADEEIGRIQQGWRGSLNFKQVLSEEPANSSWNGARGYVTDELDKLELDWPQVQAYLCGPPAMIDAAIAKFSKLGVKAENIRYDKFE, translated from the coding sequence ATGAAATTGCTTGAATGGTTTGGATTGCAGGGTGGCGCAGCGGCTGGCAAAAAAGGCAAGGTAACGCACAAGGTGAGTGTGGCCCCGGGTGGGCAAAGCTTCGAGGTGGAGAAAGGCCGCAAAGTCATTTTGAATTCGGCCTTGTCCGCTGGTTTGGGTTTTCCGCACAATTGCCGAGTGGGCAGTTGCACCCAATGCAAGTGCAAACTGAAAAGCGGCAAAGTGCGCGAACTGACTGATTCAAGTTATGTGCTGAGCGCCGAGGACTTGAAAGCCGGGATGATTCTGGCCTGTCAGTCAATTCCGGAAACCGACCTTGAAATTGAAGTGGAATTAACCTCTGGCGGTGACCGCTTGGTGGAAACCCGCGGAACAATCGTGGGTCAAAAAGATTTGACACACGACATTGTGGAATTGCGTGTGGCGCTGGATGACCCCATGCCATTCAAGGCGGGTCAATATGCTGAAATTCGACTTGAAGAATTCAGCTTGTCGCGCAACTACAGTTTTGCGATGGCACCCAAAGGCCAGGAAGCCGATGAACTTGTTTTCCATGTTCGAAAGGTGCCCGGCGGCAAGTTCACTGAATGGCTGTTTGCTGCCAACCGGCGAGAAACCCGGCTGAGCATGAGCGGGCCGTTTGGTGATTTTTATTTGCGCCCAGCTGAGGGTGAGAAGCCAGCGCCGATTGTGTGTGTTGCCGGTGGCAGTGGCATGGCGCCTATTTTGAGTTTGCTGGAGCAGGCCAAGTGGGCTGGCGAAACTCGAGACGCAGTTTATCTGTTTGGTGCCCGTACCCAGCGCGACTTGTATGCCGATGAGGAAATAGGTCGAATTCAGCAAGGCTGGCGAGGCTCACTGAACTTCAAGCAGGTGTTGTCAGAGGAACCCGCCAATTCAAGCTGGAACGGTGCGCGTGGCTACGTGACAGATGAGCTGGACAAGCTAGAGTTGGATTGGCCGCAGGTTCAGGCCTACTTGTGTGGGCCGCCCGCGATGATTGATGCAGCAATTGCCAAGTTTTCGAAGTTGGGTGTGAAGGCTGAGAACATTCGTTACGACAAATTTGAATGA
- a CDS encoding translocation/assembly module TamB domain-containing protein: MKRGFFAFCTLLLAAMVAATAGILWVVHSEQGLRFTVAQAQDWVNANTDQQLEFGRIQGTLWQGFDLEFIRWQQEDTKVEAEQIQLVIDWSGALNRLIRITNLSAQVVRVDSPPSEDDTPLVLPEKISLPVDLDLQNFSMRQLLVNGEELKQVYVKVSVQSEQLSVHNFSLSVRDTQVDSTLEMTLAKPYQITGSMNAQRNLEDVLLNATLAATGSLERLELALDAKGENPERADQTQGVQANAVLTLWGSTPFETVRINAENFDPSNWLDGAPRASLAIVATVEPNEDFSESIGNFSVRNAQPSTVQSGGLPLAFMQTRFKLVLQNQLPEQLDLWVDQLQLADGKRQAGNASAVMQWRAPKQPVDQVPTLDVLAGDVNFDVKTSNVDASVFATLPQRLALTSSIQGTKNGTQLRVDRLLVRDRQAELRGKLHVDLLGKMPTDVQIELMKINPANYVPDASPFLQGDLNGKASFRGVLVQGGQAGTIDPLGDFNLDLVNSRLANAPLTLVAKATGGVSRLSNVLLDLDVVGNTVKAQGSYGTQSDFVDLDVNLDELPRLGKLIQMPLSGTARLKGKLRGFDGNFSGEGNVDVRQLKLDDTIQIETVSGQFNLGSAPDSPWVGDIVASQVKVPGAATNTLNELKLTLRGIRNQHELRGVFSSGLQPFSRLRQLKGEFAFAGGIGVLRTSKSVSGWKGQLTQLKVEGMWLPARSFSLQAPAPLVLAPGYVELADFVLKGEDTSVLNNRILRIANREIRVEGEMPQFYFPRMSPILRKQLTVEPKDLIAKVNWTYLANPNKVDGRVNIRHVSGGLQILEDSQVDVDIRTLTANLDFNREAASVDLNILADDFGAVTANLKLPVQQNPQTKAWEIAGDQAMQGSVAAGFTELNWLGPMISGGVRTSGAGQVAMAIAGTANNPDVQGRLFAMDLDVFQLDQGVRFEDGNVVVDFTTDKASIDTFEFTVYNRRPPRRYIEELGPLIQGNGKVKAEGVWNLTGLNGEIRLSMDRVPLLQRPDRWMMVNSTVTVQQPSVEGQPLKIRGEVDTLGAYFEMPESGPQTLGDDVFIQGRSELAGQGLPIDLQLRANLGERFYVNAEGLRSRLEGGLRLVMLEGVGGSGQRRSGRRLSATGTIQTVSGTYRAYGQDLSIERGVVNFQGPLDNPGLNVRAVRKGVAVEAGVEVTGTAQRPKVSLVSEPAVPDSEKLSWMILGRGSGSADRDSTLLLTAAAAIFGDEDESTTRKIAKSIGIDDLSLSTGSLTAADSRAVGSKVAIAPGADASANVIGSDDPLLSQRIVSLGKRFSDRVYLSFDQSVTTAASILKLNYQYSRKLSFIARAGADNAVDVLYQFSFD; the protein is encoded by the coding sequence TTGAAGCGCGGTTTCTTTGCCTTTTGTACATTGCTGCTGGCGGCCATGGTGGCTGCTACAGCCGGAATTTTGTGGGTGGTTCACTCGGAACAAGGCCTTCGGTTTACTGTTGCTCAAGCGCAGGACTGGGTGAATGCCAATACGGACCAACAACTTGAGTTTGGCCGCATTCAGGGCACGTTGTGGCAAGGGTTTGACCTGGAGTTTATTCGATGGCAGCAAGAGGACACCAAGGTTGAAGCTGAGCAAATTCAGCTGGTAATTGACTGGTCGGGTGCCTTGAATCGATTGATTCGAATCACCAATTTGTCTGCACAGGTTGTGCGCGTCGATTCACCGCCTTCTGAAGACGATACACCTTTGGTATTGCCGGAAAAAATCAGCCTGCCAGTTGATCTGGATTTGCAGAATTTCAGCATGCGGCAATTGTTGGTGAATGGTGAAGAATTGAAGCAGGTGTATGTGAAGGTTTCGGTTCAATCGGAACAGCTAAGCGTTCATAATTTTTCCTTGAGTGTGCGTGACACACAGGTCGATTCCACACTCGAAATGACTTTGGCAAAGCCTTATCAAATCACTGGGTCTATGAATGCACAGCGCAATTTGGAGGATGTGTTACTGAATGCCACGCTGGCGGCAACAGGTTCCCTGGAGCGCTTGGAGCTTGCCCTGGATGCCAAAGGGGAAAACCCAGAAAGGGCAGATCAAACCCAGGGTGTGCAAGCCAATGCGGTGCTTACGTTGTGGGGTTCAACCCCATTTGAAACTGTGCGTATAAACGCGGAAAATTTTGATCCATCCAATTGGCTGGATGGGGCACCGCGCGCCTCGCTAGCGATTGTTGCAACCGTTGAGCCCAATGAAGATTTCTCCGAAAGTATTGGTAATTTCTCGGTTCGGAATGCGCAGCCTTCAACTGTTCAGTCTGGGGGTTTGCCACTGGCTTTCATGCAAACCCGTTTCAAGTTGGTTCTACAAAATCAACTTCCCGAACAACTCGATTTGTGGGTGGATCAGCTTCAGTTGGCCGATGGAAAACGTCAGGCTGGCAATGCGAGCGCTGTCATGCAATGGCGCGCGCCCAAGCAGCCGGTTGATCAAGTGCCCACGCTTGATGTATTGGCCGGAGACGTGAATTTTGATGTCAAGACAAGCAATGTAGATGCGTCAGTGTTTGCCACTTTGCCTCAACGACTCGCATTGACATCCTCTATTCAAGGCACTAAAAACGGTACGCAGTTGCGGGTAGATCGCCTTTTGGTTCGCGACCGGCAAGCTGAGCTTCGCGGGAAGTTGCATGTGGATTTGCTTGGGAAAATGCCAACTGACGTTCAGATTGAATTGATGAAGATCAACCCGGCCAACTACGTTCCGGATGCCAGTCCTTTCTTGCAAGGTGACTTGAACGGGAAGGCCTCTTTCAGGGGCGTTCTGGTTCAGGGCGGACAGGCTGGAACGATTGATCCTTTGGGTGACTTCAATCTTGATTTGGTGAATTCCCGTTTGGCCAATGCCCCACTTACACTGGTTGCAAAAGCCACTGGCGGCGTGTCGCGCTTAAGCAATGTGTTGCTGGACCTGGACGTGGTGGGCAACACAGTGAAAGCCCAAGGGAGTTACGGAACACAGTCTGATTTCGTGGATTTGGATGTGAACCTGGATGAGCTGCCGCGCCTCGGAAAACTGATTCAAATGCCACTTTCGGGAACGGCGCGATTGAAAGGAAAGCTGCGTGGATTTGACGGAAACTTCTCGGGTGAAGGCAATGTCGACGTTCGCCAATTGAAACTGGATGACACCATTCAAATCGAGACAGTGTCCGGACAGTTCAACCTTGGTTCGGCGCCAGATTCACCTTGGGTTGGTGACATTGTGGCGAGCCAAGTGAAGGTGCCTGGCGCGGCAACCAACACCTTGAATGAATTAAAACTGACGCTTCGAGGCATTCGCAATCAGCATGAGTTACGGGGTGTGTTTTCCAGTGGCTTGCAGCCATTTAGCCGCTTGCGTCAATTGAAAGGCGAGTTTGCTTTTGCGGGTGGGATCGGTGTTTTGCGCACATCGAAATCGGTTTCAGGCTGGAAAGGACAGCTTACCCAACTGAAAGTGGAGGGAATGTGGTTGCCTGCCCGCAGCTTTTCACTTCAGGCACCGGCACCACTTGTTCTTGCACCGGGGTATGTCGAACTTGCAGATTTTGTTCTCAAAGGTGAAGACACCTCGGTGTTGAACAACAGAATTCTTCGCATTGCGAACAGGGAGATTCGGGTTGAGGGTGAAATGCCCCAGTTTTATTTCCCACGCATGTCCCCAATATTGCGCAAGCAATTGACGGTAGAGCCCAAAGACCTGATCGCGAAAGTGAACTGGACCTACCTGGCCAATCCCAACAAGGTGGATGGTCGTGTGAATATCCGGCATGTGTCAGGTGGTTTGCAGATTCTGGAGGATTCACAAGTGGACGTGGATATTCGAACCCTGACTGCAAATCTTGACTTTAACCGAGAGGCGGCCAGTGTGGATTTGAACATTCTTGCTGACGATTTCGGTGCGGTGACTGCAAACTTGAAATTGCCGGTTCAGCAGAATCCGCAAACCAAAGCTTGGGAAATTGCTGGTGATCAAGCCATGCAGGGCTCTGTGGCAGCCGGCTTTACAGAGCTTAACTGGCTTGGGCCCATGATCAGCGGTGGGGTTAGAACCAGCGGTGCAGGCCAGGTTGCCATGGCGATTGCAGGTACTGCAAACAACCCGGATGTGCAGGGGCGTTTGTTTGCAATGGATCTGGATGTGTTTCAGCTGGATCAAGGGGTACGCTTTGAAGACGGTAACGTGGTGGTTGACTTCACCACCGACAAGGCCAGTATCGACACATTTGAATTCACGGTATACAACCGTCGCCCGCCTCGGCGCTACATCGAGGAGTTGGGTCCTCTCATCCAGGGCAACGGGAAAGTGAAGGCAGAGGGTGTCTGGAATTTGACAGGTCTGAATGGTGAAATAAGACTGTCCATGGACAGGGTTCCCTTGTTGCAGCGCCCTGACCGATGGATGATGGTGAACTCGACTGTCACTGTGCAGCAACCCAGTGTCGAGGGCCAACCCTTAAAAATTCGGGGGGAAGTGGATACCCTTGGCGCATATTTTGAGATGCCCGAAAGTGGTCCACAAACCTTGGGCGACGATGTGTTTATTCAGGGGCGCAGTGAACTGGCCGGGCAGGGTTTGCCAATTGATCTGCAGTTGCGCGCCAATCTGGGCGAACGCTTTTACGTGAATGCTGAGGGCTTGCGAAGTCGACTTGAGGGTGGTTTGCGTTTGGTGATGCTTGAAGGGGTAGGTGGCAGTGGGCAGCGCCGATCAGGCCGGCGTTTGAGCGCAACTGGCACCATTCAAACAGTGAGTGGTACCTACCGTGCATACGGGCAAGACCTGTCAATCGAGCGCGGCGTGGTTAATTTCCAGGGCCCTCTGGACAACCCTGGACTGAATGTTCGTGCGGTGCGCAAAGGCGTTGCAGTTGAAGCGGGTGTTGAAGTGACTGGTACGGCGCAGCGACCCAAGGTTAGTCTGGTGAGTGAACCGGCAGTCCCTGATTCTGAAAAGCTGTCGTGGATGATCCTTGGGCGCGGCAGTGGTTCAGCAGATCGTGATTCCACTTTGTTGCTGACAGCAGCTGCGGCAATTTTTGGTGATGAAGACGAAAGCACCACGCGCAAAATTGCGAAATCAATCGGGATTGATGATTTGAGTTTAAGTACTGGTTCCCTGACTGCAGCGGATTCCCGCGCAGTGGGCAGCAAGGTGGCTATTGCGCCCGGTGCAGATGCCTCTGCAAACGTGATTGGATCGGACGACCCCTTGCTCTCCCAGCGTATTGTGTCGCTGGGAAAGCGATTCAGCGATCGTGTTTACCTGAGTTTTGATCAATCTGTAACAACGGCTGCCAGTATTCTGAAATTGAACTATCAATACTCTCGCAAGTTGAGTTTCATCGCACGAGCCGGTGCGGACAATGCAGTGGATGTGCTTTATCAATTCTCTTTTGACTGA
- a CDS encoding glycosyltransferase, protein MINPVRLEKLGSWFAGVSSVRDHEPCVLMLSTSNGLERASVETFVGQSFAASWNALSSHACTSFRKTLLDFEHVRVDRVSEIQTTSWAELKALLSTTKRNYFGYGIALDPQFKHSFLWGELNGNAMLYGGSEEEFAKLHVINFEKYARKKYGQPFVLNHDDDQPVYLFLTQGAYIGKDETVHGLEPHGVAVGRRTLPDLDADSCRQLVFNASEFLARQVKDSGQFVYGLFPCFNKEIPTYNTLRHASSTYAMIEAWEVTQSAFLKSAIERSLLCLTQELIKRVELSGGIQAAFLVDTGNEIKLGGNAVCILALAKYTELTGTTEYIELMEQLAQGLVAMLNPSTRRFVHVLNYPDLSIKEQFRIIYYDGEAAFALMRLYKITRRARWLQAVELAFEYFIEARHWKANDHWMSYCVNELTQYRPKREYFEFGIRNFANHLDFVLTRITTFPTLLELMMAAEQMLSRLQTMPEFADLYAQVDTEKFYRALHWRANYLTTGYFWPEWAMYFAKPDTLNGSFFIRHHAYRVRIDDVEHYVSGLVAYRKFLVQGALSQNLEPAKPNKALNAKVQETNFWFLNQNFGFQRSGVENAALLRYRVFEQEMHVRPVLLTCRYNPRLHESIEKLVANKALPESSVCRSVHDYFQDAELVSTQLNTGQSLFENPMLCSQMVAGRRDIRVTSPQGQLLMYVVRNPVNDMLIHINHFSGGVKFRKDYYDCRGFLSCMQYLDSDGAVNHEHYLRPDGTLAIAKLYKRIDKKQLLSDIRLHNSTGALVACLHSESEWLTYALVSMLKKQGGKHVLIVDKNRYWYLPAVTARDHLHRESPGQVAVVPVIHALHTHTVADMATSPTNSNFRDILHDIKRPDAVITLTDQQMNDISARYGAGQMFPIGHSCELKDSIPDFKTRDRFRIVSMARYSPEKNHHLAIAAFAKVVKRYPEARLDFYGFAVAGSSLLSDLKTQLESLGLQNHVGLNDWTDDPAAHYMRAGLSLLTSQAEAYSLAIMESICHACPAIAFDVPYGPSHLIVHGETGLLAPFGDTDALADHILSVFDSYEFHEGLSKKAFASANRFSHAEAAHNWRQLFSVVGVSS, encoded by the coding sequence ATGATCAATCCTGTCAGACTTGAAAAACTGGGTAGTTGGTTTGCCGGTGTGAGCTCGGTCCGCGACCACGAACCCTGCGTCTTGATGTTGTCTACTTCCAATGGGCTTGAGCGCGCAAGCGTAGAAACATTTGTGGGTCAGTCGTTTGCAGCCAGCTGGAATGCGCTAAGTTCCCATGCGTGCACTTCCTTTCGCAAAACATTGCTCGATTTTGAGCATGTACGCGTAGATCGGGTTAGCGAAATTCAAACAACAAGCTGGGCGGAGCTAAAGGCGCTGCTGTCAACAACAAAACGAAATTACTTCGGTTATGGAATCGCCCTGGATCCGCAGTTCAAACATTCTTTTTTGTGGGGCGAGCTCAACGGCAACGCCATGTTGTACGGCGGCTCAGAGGAAGAGTTCGCGAAGCTCCATGTTATAAATTTCGAAAAGTACGCCAGAAAGAAATATGGTCAACCATTCGTGTTGAATCATGATGATGATCAGCCGGTGTATCTGTTTTTGACGCAAGGTGCTTACATCGGTAAGGATGAAACCGTGCACGGCCTGGAGCCTCACGGTGTGGCTGTAGGGCGTCGCACGCTCCCCGATCTGGATGCAGATTCCTGCCGGCAGCTGGTGTTCAATGCCAGCGAATTTCTGGCCCGGCAAGTCAAGGACAGCGGCCAGTTCGTGTATGGATTGTTTCCATGCTTCAACAAGGAAATTCCAACCTACAACACCCTTCGCCATGCAAGTTCTACCTACGCCATGATTGAGGCATGGGAAGTCACACAAAGCGCTTTTTTGAAGTCGGCGATTGAACGTTCGCTACTTTGCTTGACGCAGGAGTTGATCAAGCGGGTTGAATTAAGCGGTGGAATTCAGGCGGCCTTTTTGGTCGACACCGGCAATGAAATCAAGCTGGGTGGCAATGCGGTGTGTATTCTCGCGTTGGCCAAGTACACCGAACTGACCGGCACCACGGAATACATTGAATTGATGGAGCAACTGGCCCAAGGCCTGGTTGCCATGCTTAATCCGAGCACTCGCCGCTTTGTGCATGTGCTTAACTATCCTGATCTTTCCATCAAAGAACAATTCAGGATTATTTATTACGATGGTGAAGCCGCATTCGCCCTCATGCGTTTGTACAAAATCACCCGCAGGGCAAGGTGGCTTCAAGCGGTGGAGTTGGCTTTTGAATATTTTATTGAAGCCCGTCACTGGAAAGCGAATGATCACTGGATGAGCTACTGCGTGAACGAGCTTACCCAGTACCGACCCAAGCGAGAGTACTTTGAGTTCGGAATTCGCAATTTCGCAAATCACCTGGATTTCGTGCTGACACGCATCACCACTTTCCCGACCTTGCTCGAGCTGATGATGGCCGCCGAACAAATGCTCTCTCGTTTGCAAACCATGCCTGAGTTTGCCGACCTGTATGCACAGGTGGACACCGAGAAGTTTTATCGAGCCCTGCACTGGCGCGCCAATTATTTGACAACCGGTTATTTTTGGCCTGAATGGGCCATGTATTTTGCGAAACCCGACACGCTGAACGGTTCGTTTTTTATTCGGCATCATGCTTACCGGGTGCGTATTGATGATGTAGAGCACTATGTATCGGGTTTGGTGGCTTACCGGAAGTTTTTGGTGCAGGGTGCCTTGTCTCAGAATCTGGAACCGGCCAAGCCAAACAAGGCATTGAACGCCAAAGTTCAAGAGACCAATTTTTGGTTTCTGAACCAGAACTTTGGTTTTCAGCGTTCGGGCGTTGAGAATGCAGCTTTGCTTCGATATCGGGTTTTTGAGCAAGAGATGCATGTGCGACCAGTGTTGTTGACCTGTCGCTATAACCCACGATTGCATGAGTCAATCGAGAAGTTGGTGGCCAACAAGGCTTTGCCCGAGTCTTCAGTGTGCCGGTCAGTTCACGATTATTTTCAGGATGCAGAGCTCGTTTCAACTCAACTGAACACTGGTCAGTCGCTCTTTGAGAATCCAATGCTCTGCAGCCAGATGGTCGCCGGCAGGCGGGATATTCGCGTAACGAGCCCGCAAGGACAACTGCTGATGTACGTGGTTCGCAATCCTGTGAACGACATGCTGATTCACATCAATCATTTTTCTGGCGGAGTGAAGTTCAGAAAGGATTATTACGATTGCCGTGGATTTTTAAGTTGCATGCAGTACCTGGATTCAGATGGCGCGGTGAACCATGAACACTACTTGCGCCCCGATGGCACATTGGCCATTGCCAAGCTTTACAAGCGAATTGACAAAAAACAACTGCTGTCGGATATTCGCCTACACAATTCAACCGGGGCGCTCGTGGCCTGTTTGCACAGTGAATCGGAATGGCTGACTTATGCTTTGGTTTCCATGTTGAAAAAGCAGGGCGGTAAACACGTGCTCATCGTGGACAAAAATCGGTATTGGTACTTGCCTGCGGTGACTGCGCGTGATCACTTGCATCGGGAATCGCCTGGGCAGGTGGCAGTGGTGCCTGTTATTCACGCTCTCCATACACACACCGTGGCAGATATGGCCACGAGTCCGACCAACTCCAATTTCAGGGATATCTTGCACGACATCAAGCGTCCGGATGCAGTCATTACACTGACCGATCAACAAATGAATGACATCTCTGCACGCTACGGGGCAGGGCAAATGTTTCCCATTGGCCATTCGTGCGAATTAAAGGACTCCATCCCGGATTTCAAGACTCGGGACAGATTTCGAATTGTCTCCATGGCCAGATACAGCCCCGAGAAAAATCATCACCTGGCAATCGCAGCTTTCGCCAAAGTGGTGAAGAGGTATCCCGAGGCGCGTCTTGATTTTTACGGTTTTGCAGTGGCGGGTAGTTCCCTCTTGTCTGATTTGAAGACACAGCTTGAATCGTTGGGCTTGCAGAACCATGTTGGTTTGAATGACTGGACAGATGATCCTGCGGCCCATTACATGCGTGCAGGTTTGTCGCTGTTGACCAGCCAGGCCGAGGCTTACTCACTGGCCATTATGGAAAGTATTTGCCACGCATGCCCTGCAATTGCTTTTGACGTGCCGTATGGACCCTCGCATTTGATTGTGCACGGTGAAACTGGTTTGCTAGCGCCATTTGGGGATACAGATGCGCTCGCGGATCACATACTTTCTGTTTTTGATAGTTACGAATTTCATGAAGGCTTAAGCAAAAAGGCTTTTGCTTCCGCGAACCGTTTCAGCCACGCCGAAGCGGCGCACAATTGGCGTCAATTGTTCTCAGTTGTTGGAGTGTCGTCATGA
- a CDS encoding autotransporter assembly complex protein TamA, producing MKKFLANHKSRAVRWLCATCCAIGLPIGLVYAQDTVTEFDPPIVNYQTASEFNDLIEQSTRQIRLTAQVNDNGDAWQLFRRLRPAIRDALGTEGYFSPSIQRIVDETVPEDVAPPLNIKIEPGVQSKIVSVDIEFDGEINQDEFAQRRERLKTLWLLGVGQPFNQADWSASKDSLLRDMLAKDFAAATLSESVADVDPEKNTVALRVVYDSGPVFTFGELQIEGLNKYPKDLVSRYNTIRPGDRYEQERLLTLLADLQGTTYFSAVDVKIDADDRQPVNVPIEVTVMESDSKRLGLGAGYSSNTGFRTEATYQFNNLFDRAYSLVTGVRVEQKRQSAYADVFLPPSTRGITDSVGVAIDHQEISNLEVDRSSVGVIREFNKGINDYRLGLNFQLEERRALGINFGQTQALVASSSWTRNAVDDRLNPSEGYIAFGQLAVAAEQFASDQDFVRLYGRVQKFWSPSRENLFSARFEAGTVVASARRDIPQDYLFRAGGTNSLRGFDFLDLGVIDQGVLVGGRRVMIGSLEYTRWFDGGPLGAAVFTDVGDVSDNWSDFDPKPAIGVGVRYKTPAGPIAFDVAKAADQDNLRIHFALGVAF from the coding sequence ATGAAGAAGTTTTTGGCTAACCACAAAAGCAGGGCTGTTCGCTGGCTTTGTGCCACTTGCTGTGCAATAGGCCTACCCATTGGCTTGGTTTACGCTCAAGACACGGTGACCGAGTTTGATCCACCGATTGTGAATTATCAAACTGCTTCTGAGTTCAACGATTTGATTGAGCAGTCCACGCGACAAATTCGCTTGACTGCACAGGTGAATGACAACGGGGATGCATGGCAACTCTTCAGGAGATTGCGGCCCGCCATTCGAGATGCCTTGGGTACTGAAGGTTATTTTTCCCCCTCCATTCAGCGAATTGTTGATGAAACAGTTCCTGAGGATGTGGCGCCACCGCTGAACATCAAAATCGAGCCGGGGGTGCAAAGTAAAATTGTCTCGGTGGATATTGAATTCGATGGCGAAATCAACCAGGATGAATTTGCGCAGCGCCGTGAGCGGCTGAAAACCTTGTGGCTGTTGGGGGTTGGTCAACCCTTTAATCAAGCGGATTGGAGTGCCAGCAAAGACAGTCTTTTGCGAGACATGCTGGCCAAAGATTTCGCTGCGGCAACTCTTTCAGAAAGCGTTGCCGATGTCGACCCCGAGAAAAACACAGTTGCATTGCGCGTGGTTTACGACAGTGGCCCTGTGTTTACTTTTGGCGAGTTGCAAATAGAAGGCCTGAACAAATACCCCAAAGACCTGGTTTCACGTTACAACACCATTCGTCCTGGCGATCGATATGAACAGGAACGGCTGTTGACTTTGCTGGCGGATCTTCAAGGAACAACCTACTTCTCAGCTGTGGACGTGAAAATTGACGCAGATGACCGACAGCCCGTGAATGTTCCAATCGAAGTCACGGTGATGGAAAGTGACAGCAAGCGTCTGGGGTTGGGTGCAGGTTACAGCTCCAACACCGGGTTTCGGACCGAGGCTACTTATCAATTCAATAACTTGTTTGATCGGGCTTATTCACTTGTCACTGGTGTTCGGGTTGAGCAAAAGCGTCAATCGGCTTATGCCGATGTATTTCTTCCCCCGTCAACCCGCGGCATTACCGATTCGGTTGGGGTTGCAATTGATCATCAGGAAATATCGAACCTTGAAGTGGATCGCTCTTCTGTGGGCGTGATCAGGGAGTTCAACAAAGGCATCAATGATTACCGTTTGGGTCTGAATTTTCAGCTGGAAGAGCGAAGGGCGCTTGGCATCAATTTTGGACAAACCCAGGCGCTGGTTGCAAGTTCATCCTGGACAAGAAATGCTGTTGACGACCGATTGAATCCCTCTGAAGGATATATTGCCTTTGGTCAACTGGCTGTTGCTGCAGAACAGTTTGCCTCCGATCAGGATTTTGTGCGTTTGTACGGGCGAGTACAAAAATTTTGGTCACCGTCCCGGGAGAATTTATTTTCTGCCCGATTCGAGGCTGGTACGGTGGTGGCCAGTGCACGCCGGGATATTCCACAGGATTACCTCTTTCGCGCCGGGGGCACCAACAGCCTGCGCGGATTCGACTTTCTTGACCTAGGTGTTATTGATCAGGGGGTTTTGGTGGGCGGTCGTCGCGTGATGATCGGTAGCCTGGAGTACACACGCTGGTTTGATGGGGGGCCGCTTGGCGCCGCAGTTTTTACGGACGTGGGTGATGTATCAGACAACTGGAGCGACTTTGATCCCAAACCAGCAATTGGCGTGGGGGTTCGATACAAAACGCCTGCCGGTCCTATTGCTTTCGATGTGGCCAAAGCCGCTGACCAGGACAATTTAAGAATTCACTTCGCGCTGGGGGTGGCATTTTGA